The Staphylococcus saprophyticus subsp. saprophyticus ATCC 15305 = NCTC 7292 genome has a window encoding:
- a CDS encoding TetR/AcrR family transcriptional regulator — MYTSAQKRTVQHIIQTCFDLLHEIDFDQLTVQKICEESDINRSTFYRYFEDKYNLLYHVTQHITELLYKEVQATRCDSIFEALIYYVDANKKLFKHLAISSRQVDIFNALNQIGSKLLKEQSSTNNDVLSIKIRHSKHPQLLCDFYSSGIIEVLKQWQKNNYTYTVDELVEMTKEGPDNIFL, encoded by the coding sequence GTGTATACTTCTGCACAAAAAAGAACAGTTCAACATATCATTCAAACTTGCTTTGATTTATTGCATGAAATTGACTTTGACCAATTAACAGTTCAGAAAATCTGCGAAGAATCTGATATTAATCGTAGTACATTTTATCGCTATTTTGAGGATAAGTATAATTTACTATATCACGTAACTCAGCATATAACAGAACTGTTATATAAGGAAGTACAAGCTACACGTTGCGATTCTATTTTTGAGGCGTTAATATATTATGTTGATGCTAATAAAAAATTATTCAAGCATTTAGCTATATCATCACGCCAAGTGGATATTTTTAACGCTTTGAACCAAATAGGCAGCAAGCTTCTGAAAGAACAATCTTCGACAAATAATGATGTGCTGTCTATCAAAATACGTCATTCAAAACATCCGCAATTGTTATGCGATTTTTACAGTAGTGGAATTATTGAAGTATTAAAGCAATGGCAAAAAAATAATTATACGTATACTGTAGATGAATTAGTAGAAATGACAAAAGAAGGGCCAGATAATATATTTCTATAA